One genomic window of Leptospira paudalimensis includes the following:
- the kdsA gene encoding 3-deoxy-8-phosphooctulonate synthase, translating to MYDLIEEREFFGKKIGGRQPFFLISGPCVMENKDLLDRVCGEMKAICDELGIVYIFKSSFDKANRSSINSYRGPGLEEGRKLLEFIKHKYNVPVLTDIHETIQVDPLKDTVDIFQIPAFLSRQTDLIAKAAETGKWVNVKKGQFMAPDDTRHIKTKIQESGSEKYMVTERGASFGYGNLVFDLRGIPMMHKHGIPIVFDGTHSAQLPGAAGNITGGLREFIPHMMRGAVSVGVEGLFMEVHPDPEKALSDATTQFPLAKAKVLLTQLLELDRLVKTKFLEV from the coding sequence ATGTACGATTTAATTGAAGAAAGAGAATTTTTTGGAAAAAAAATCGGAGGACGTCAGCCGTTTTTTTTAATCTCCGGGCCTTGTGTGATGGAGAACAAAGACTTACTTGATCGTGTTTGTGGTGAAATGAAAGCCATCTGTGATGAGTTAGGGATTGTTTATATTTTTAAATCTTCTTTTGACAAAGCCAATCGTTCTTCCATCAATTCCTATCGAGGTCCAGGATTGGAAGAAGGACGCAAACTCCTCGAGTTCATCAAACATAAATACAATGTACCTGTATTAACAGACATCCATGAAACCATACAAGTAGATCCTTTAAAGGACACAGTGGATATCTTTCAAATTCCGGCTTTTCTTAGCCGCCAAACAGACCTTATTGCCAAAGCTGCCGAAACTGGAAAGTGGGTGAATGTGAAAAAAGGTCAGTTTATGGCACCTGATGACACAAGGCATATCAAAACCAAAATCCAAGAGTCTGGATCTGAAAAGTACATGGTCACCGAACGTGGTGCGAGTTTCGGGTATGGAAACCTAGTGTTTGATTTACGAGGCATTCCCATGATGCATAAACATGGAATTCCCATTGTATTTGATGGTACCCATTCCGCACAGTTACCTGGTGCTGCTGGAAACATAACAGGTGGTTTACGAGAGTTCATCCCTCATATGATGCGTGGTGCGGTTTCTGTTGGTGTGGAGGGACTTTTTATGGAAGTACACCCTGATCCTGAAAAAGCTTTATCGGATGCAACAACCCAATTTCCTTTGGCAAAAGCAAAGGTTTTACTCACTCAATTGTTAGAATTGGATCGTTTGGTAAAAACGAAATTCTTAGAGGTCTAG
- the lptC gene encoding LPS export ABC transporter periplasmic protein LptC, whose product MKTKVWTLCFLLVFTTCKDKEYLRIEVEKESGSMVSMRNFSRASYKESGELEWKLKGAESYIFPKENKTIVYGFEFNQFEKGKVTSLMTGNRGEINHQTKTVVLEGKVRLRTNDGKFIESESLTYNLEEKTLASEADVLVYSDGTTIRGKGLRADKSLNKFTIIQPKAVTVGGSNPLKEKP is encoded by the coding sequence ATGAAAACGAAGGTATGGACATTGTGTTTCCTCTTGGTTTTTACAACATGTAAAGACAAGGAATACCTTCGCATCGAAGTTGAAAAGGAATCTGGATCCATGGTTTCGATGAGAAACTTTAGCCGTGCTTCCTACAAAGAATCTGGCGAATTGGAATGGAAACTAAAGGGAGCGGAATCGTATATTTTTCCTAAAGAAAACAAAACCATCGTGTATGGATTTGAATTCAATCAGTTTGAAAAAGGAAAAGTTACGTCTCTGATGACTGGGAATCGAGGTGAGATCAACCACCAAACTAAAACTGTTGTTTTAGAAGGAAAGGTTCGCCTAAGAACGAATGATGGAAAATTTATCGAATCAGAATCTCTTACCTATAATTTAGAAGAAAAAACTCTCGCTTCTGAAGCGGATGTCCTTGTTTATTCTGACGGAACAACCATTCGTGGAAAAGGATTACGGGCTGATAAAAGTTTAAATAAATTCACAATCATCCAACCAAAGGCAGTTACTGTCGGTGGATCCAATCCACTGAAGGAAAAACCATGA